The Pedobacter mucosus genome window below encodes:
- a CDS encoding helix-turn-helix domain-containing protein, translating to MKYLKDKAFIDNFGKRLKQIRESKNISQEKLALLTDISQSQIARTELGQINTSISHVSVYSKKLNVDVCEFFDFSNLE from the coding sequence GTGAAATATTTAAAGGACAAGGCTTTTATAGATAACTTTGGCAAGCGGCTCAAGCAGATTAGAGAGTCAAAAAATATCTCCCAGGAAAAACTAGCACTCCTCACGGATATTTCACAAAGCCAAATAGCAAGGACTGAATTAGGTCAGATAAACACCAGTATCAGCCACGTTTCCGTCTATTCTAAAAAACTTAATGTTGATGTTTGCGAATTTTTTGATTTCTCCAATCTGGAATAA
- a CDS encoding RNA polymerase sigma factor — MKNYKSFSDPELITRMKNGDHLAYSEVYDRYFYLLFLFAYKKLRDEDMSKDFVQDLFMKVWEKKASISESGKLSSFLYISIRSKIFDHFARHKVENKYLSFLKNFVANSHEGTDYQTRTEQLSIYIEKEIDALPHKMGLVFKLSRKEYLSNKEIAQKLDVTESNISCHISNAVKILRIKLSVLK; from the coding sequence ATGAAAAACTATAAATCTTTTTCTGACCCAGAATTGATCACACGTATGAAAAACGGAGACCATCTTGCTTACTCCGAAGTTTACGACCGCTACTTCTATCTGTTATTTCTCTTTGCATACAAGAAGCTTAGAGATGAAGACATGTCGAAGGATTTTGTACAGGATCTTTTTATGAAGGTTTGGGAAAAGAAAGCCAGTATATCTGAAAGTGGAAAACTGTCATCTTTCTTATATATCAGCATCAGAAGTAAAATATTTGATCATTTCGCCCGCCATAAGGTTGAGAACAAATACCTTTCGTTTTTAAAGAACTTTGTCGCTAATAGCCATGAGGGTACTGACTACCAAACTAGGACTGAACAACTTAGCATATACATCGAAAAGGAGATAGACGCCCTACCTCATAAGATGGGACTAGTTTTTAAGCTTAGTAGAAAGGAATATCTTTCCAACAAGGAAATAGCACAAAAACTAGATGTTACAGAAAGTAATATTTCTTGCCATATTTCCAATGCAGTGAAGATACTTAGGATTAAACTTAGCGTTCTTAAATAA
- a CDS encoding recombinase family protein, producing MKIGYARVSTKEQNLNLQIEALEKAGCEIIFKETISGATKFRPELDKMIAQFRKGDELIVWKLDRLGRSLRHIIDLVLGLSEKGILIKGLTDGVDTSTINGRLFLNIMASLAEYERELIRERTNAGLQSARARGRIGGRPKGFAKDTIAKLLVMRSVYKDLDKTPEEIYKGLQLTRPTFYRYAKILDTHTNEEIKKMVKR from the coding sequence ATGAAAATCGGATATGCCAGAGTTTCCACGAAAGAGCAGAATCTAAATTTGCAAATTGAAGCACTCGAAAAAGCAGGGTGCGAAATTATTTTTAAAGAAACGATTTCTGGAGCAACAAAGTTTCGTCCTGAACTTGATAAAATGATTGCTCAGTTCCGAAAAGGTGATGAACTAATTGTTTGGAAACTTGACCGGTTAGGAAGAAGCTTAAGACATATTATTGATTTAGTTTTGGGTTTAAGTGAAAAAGGAATACTCATAAAAGGCTTGACAGATGGAGTTGACACTTCAACGATCAATGGCAGGCTCTTCTTAAATATAATGGCTTCATTAGCGGAGTATGAAAGAGAATTGATCAGAGAAAGAACAAATGCTGGTTTGCAATCCGCAAGAGCTAGAGGTCGTATCGGAGGTAGGCCGAAAGGCTTCGCGAAAGATACGATTGCCAAATTGTTGGTTATGCGATCTGTTTATAAGGACCTGGATAAAACTCCAGAGGAAATTTATAAAGGACTTCAATTGACAAGACCAACCTTCTATAGATATGCAAAGATTCTTGATACCCATACCAATGAAGAAATAAAAAAAATGGTGAAAAGGTAA
- a CDS encoding PDDEXK nuclease domain-containing protein, with amino-acid sequence MSILTSEYKDWLNELKLRIRSAQAKLSIVVNSALIGFYWELGKMISEKEFVWGSKLIKQIEKDLRADFPELKGFSVSNLKYCRRFYTFYKSSIGQQAVDQLQDDRYSITANHPTLQIPWGHNILIFSKAEDQNEAFFYIKETIENGWSRDVLALQIKSKLYKRQGKAVTNFKSTLPNPLSDLAQQTLKDPYVFDFLTFSKPFQEKDIERQLITHITKFLLELGKGFAFIGQQYHLEVGETDYYLDLLFYHTKLKCYVVIELKNTKFIPEYAGKLNFYLSAVDTLVKQDDDKPTIGILLCRDKNNFETEFALRDINKPMGVSEFELTEILPDNLKSNLPSIEEIEEELKKLE; translated from the coding sequence ATGAGTATTTTGACAAGCGAATACAAAGATTGGCTGAACGAACTTAAATTAAGGATTCGATCTGCTCAAGCGAAACTATCGATTGTAGTTAATTCAGCTTTAATTGGATTCTATTGGGAACTTGGTAAAATGATATCGGAAAAAGAATTTGTTTGGGGAAGCAAACTTATTAAGCAAATAGAAAAAGACCTAAGAGCAGATTTTCCAGAATTAAAAGGCTTTTCTGTTTCTAACTTAAAATATTGCCGAAGATTTTACACTTTTTATAAATCATCAATTGGTCAACAGGCTGTTGACCAATTACAAGATGATAGATACTCAATTACGGCAAATCACCCGACGCTACAAATACCATGGGGCCATAACATTTTGATTTTCAGCAAGGCAGAAGATCAAAACGAGGCCTTCTTCTATATCAAGGAAACAATTGAAAATGGGTGGAGCAGAGATGTCTTGGCGCTGCAGATAAAATCCAAATTATACAAAAGACAGGGCAAAGCGGTCACAAACTTTAAAAGTACACTACCAAATCCCTTATCGGATTTAGCACAACAAACTTTGAAAGATCCGTATGTATTTGATTTCCTCACATTTAGTAAGCCATTTCAAGAAAAAGATATAGAGAGGCAATTAATTACGCACATAACCAAATTCTTGTTGGAATTAGGTAAGGGGTTTGCATTTATTGGGCAGCAATACCATTTAGAAGTTGGTGAAACAGATTATTATTTGGATTTACTTTTCTATCACACAAAATTGAAATGTTATGTTGTAATAGAATTAAAAAATACAAAATTCATACCCGAATATGCAGGTAAATTAAACTTCTATCTATCAGCTGTCGATACTTTAGTTAAACAAGACGATGATAAACCTACTATTGGAATTTTGTTATGTAGGGATAAAAACAACTTTGAAACAGAGTTTGCCTTAAGGGACATTAACAAGCCAATGGGCGTGAGCGAATTTGAATTGACCGAAATATTGCCGGATAATTTAAAATCGAATCTGCCCAGTATTGAAGAAATTGAGGAAGAGCTTAAAAAATTAGAGTAA
- a CDS encoding DUF262 domain-containing protein, giving the protein MDTVEDRILELDEDTATEDQNDGGLYPYDPAYENIEIGEDPFSIYEYLRQLNKEKIIIQPDFQRNQVWNNTQKSKFIESIILNFPLPPIYLNETKETKYIVIDGLQRSTALNQFYNGVFPLTGIEALPKYNGSKFKDLPPILQTKFEDKKLTVFVLKPSTPMVVIYDLFNRINTGGTQLNRQEVRNCIFIGPATLLLKELSEKEYFKRAIDWGVKDSRMKDREVVLRYLAFRWFNYQREYTGDMSDFVETAMKKINKLEEKHIQQMRDDFEFVMVTTFNIWGRSNFRLPTEFTRGTINTAILESVCNYISSKSIDFINKNRATIEKNFTVLIENPIYFEAVTKSTGNKSKVFDRFRLANEILNSNTE; this is encoded by the coding sequence ATGGATACAGTAGAAGATAGAATATTGGAGCTCGATGAGGATACCGCAACAGAAGATCAAAATGATGGCGGTCTTTATCCCTATGATCCTGCATATGAGAATATCGAAATAGGAGAAGATCCTTTTTCAATATATGAATATTTAAGACAACTGAATAAAGAAAAAATAATTATCCAACCAGATTTCCAGCGAAATCAAGTCTGGAATAATACTCAGAAAAGCAAATTTATAGAATCTATAATATTAAATTTTCCCTTACCTCCAATATACCTCAATGAAACTAAGGAAACTAAGTATATAGTTATAGATGGACTCCAAAGGTCAACTGCTCTTAACCAATTTTACAATGGTGTATTTCCACTGACTGGTATTGAAGCGCTACCAAAATATAATGGCAGCAAATTTAAAGACCTACCTCCCATTTTACAAACAAAATTCGAAGACAAAAAATTAACTGTTTTTGTTCTAAAACCTTCTACTCCCATGGTTGTAATCTACGACCTGTTCAATAGAATCAATACAGGGGGCACGCAACTTAATAGGCAAGAAGTGAGAAATTGTATTTTCATAGGCCCTGCAACATTATTGCTAAAGGAGTTGTCAGAAAAAGAATATTTTAAGAGAGCGATTGATTGGGGAGTTAAGGATAGTAGAATGAAGGATCGAGAAGTTGTTCTAAGATATTTGGCATTTAGATGGTTTAATTACCAAAGAGAATACACAGGCGATATGAGTGATTTTGTAGAAACTGCAATGAAGAAAATCAATAAGCTTGAAGAAAAACATATTCAACAAATGAGAGATGATTTTGAGTTTGTTATGGTAACAACCTTTAATATTTGGGGTAGATCAAATTTTAGACTACCAACAGAGTTTACTCGTGGCACCATTAATACTGCCATTTTAGAATCAGTATGCAATTACATATCATCAAAGTCCATCGATTTCATTAACAAAAACCGAGCAACGATTGAAAAGAATTTCACTGTATTAATAGAAAATCCAATCTATTTTGAAGCGGTCACGAAATCGACGGGAAATAAAAGCAAAGTGTTTGACCGGTTTCGCCTCGCTAATGAAATATTAAATAGTAACACTGAATGA
- a CDS encoding AAA family ATPase produces MLILSQSAWKNTDMKTLFINDELLNLGNFDDIKNSETPRGEDINFDFLFENPFLDTVNLKYNENVEDSLFADCIKIDLIHKDVVVSIEPQRKQHDDRINIFAEKIKHIHFVSADRTGPVKFVEKTNLPQFLHVGPRGEHTINILANSNKLDNVSDILYLGNDAKSVLQQTIEWLGYILEGAKIDIKGREKESSVLYMLLNNKNSSNNYKPINVGFGYSYILPLIVTGLIAKSGETIIIENPEAHLHPRAQSKIAEFFTKVASCGVQVFIESHSEHILNGFRVNSLNHSIDVKHNELIIHYFDEEFSSLKLTMDEKGKIQNWPYGFFDQQENDLAEIFKYSLPL; encoded by the coding sequence ATGCTGATTTTGTCCCAATCTGCTTGGAAAAATACAGACATGAAGACCTTGTTTATTAATGACGAATTATTAAACTTAGGAAATTTTGATGACATCAAAAATAGTGAAACACCTAGAGGTGAGGATATAAATTTTGACTTTTTATTTGAAAACCCCTTTCTTGACACGGTAAATCTTAAGTATAATGAAAATGTTGAGGATTCTCTTTTTGCTGACTGCATCAAGATTGATTTAATTCATAAGGATGTAGTTGTATCAATTGAGCCGCAAAGGAAACAGCATGATGATCGCATAAACATTTTCGCAGAAAAGATAAAGCACATTCATTTCGTCAGTGCAGACAGAACGGGACCTGTAAAGTTCGTTGAAAAAACAAATCTGCCTCAATTTTTGCATGTTGGGCCACGAGGCGAACACACGATTAATATCCTTGCAAATTCGAATAAGCTTGATAACGTTAGCGACATTCTATATCTTGGTAATGATGCAAAATCAGTACTACAGCAAACTATTGAATGGTTAGGTTACATTTTAGAGGGTGCCAAAATTGATATAAAGGGCCGCGAAAAGGAGAGTAGTGTATTATACATGCTTTTGAACAATAAAAATAGCAGCAATAATTATAAACCAATTAATGTGGGATTTGGTTACAGTTATATATTACCATTGATCGTGACAGGACTTATAGCCAAGTCTGGCGAGACAATTATCATCGAAAACCCTGAAGCCCATCTACATCCTCGGGCTCAATCAAAAATCGCAGAGTTTTTTACGAAAGTGGCCTCATGTGGAGTACAAGTTTTTATTGAATCGCATAGCGAACATATATTAAATGGGTTTCGAGTAAATTCCTTAAATCACTCAATTGATGTTAAGCATAACGAGCTTATTATTCACTACTTTGACGAGGAATTTAGCAGTTTGAAGCTAACGATGGATGAAAAGGGAAAGATCCAAAATTGGCCATATGGATTTTTTGATCAACAAGAAAATGATTTAGCAGAAATTTTTAAGTATAGTTTACCGCTATGA